ATTACTGTTCTGGTGGTggatttattattgtttcatgTCAAATTATTAATCAGCAACTGGGGAAAATAATGATCAGATTAATGTATAATGGAGTTGCAGTTGTAAGTAAagtatgaagaaaaataaaacatcataaaacagAACAGTTTTAAGATAATGTTTCACTTGACATCATTAGATACGTTCATCGCTGTCGGGAATAAGACTCGTGGCGTCGCATTCGGACGCTTtcacagactgaaaacacacaaatctacCGACTGACTTTCAGGTGGAgtatgagaagaagaagaagtcggAGGGGAAGATGGTGAGAGCCGAGCGACAGGTGGTGTTAGACATGCTCTTCTCCGCCTTTGAGAAGCACCAGTATTACAACATTAAGGACCTAGTGGACATCACCAGACAACCTGTggtgagcaacacacacacatcatcagtttccatgacttcagaggacattgcactgacttacattcatttcctgaagacactctaatcttaaccataattaTAATCgtaaccctgacctcagcctaactttaaaacatgccttcacctaaaaatgttgtcatttaagtccccacaacgtaaattACTTCATACTACTTCATCATTATTACTTCATAATGTGACACTGTAAACAGATTtcggtccccacaacataaggaataccaggtacacactcacacaacataTCGTCTGAGATAATATCCTGATTGTCGTTTTAAAGGTGTGCAAATTAACATTAACGAGCAGAATCCAGTGTCACGTGACCACGAGTGGGCCtacgtgatcacatgacctctcgCTTGTATCTGAATGCTTGCCCTGATTTTCAGTCTTTCAATTATTCTTTgaatttttacttgaatgctAAAGAAAACGAGTCGTTTAACATTGTGACCATCTGAAAGCAACAGTTAATGAATTGTAACTCAGGcaattaaaattgaatttttaaAGGATATTTACTAATATCTGTTCAAAATCGCCCACACCTACACTGCAGTGACTTTAATTCATCAGCCAATTAAcgcctaaccctaatcttaacctaaccacaattcaaaatcttagtcctaaccttaaccagttcctcagaaattagattctgcctcattaggaccaggttttggtctccatgaggaccactggtcctgacaaggtcagtattcACGCCACaaaaggtcctacagaggtaacaaaCGCAAGTGCGCACACAAACGCAGAGCGAATCGATACGGTGCAATGGATTGGTTCCAGCTTGTGGAGAACAGCTCTGTGTAGGTGCTGATGAGACCTTGAggtccttgtctctctctccctgattGCTTCTGATTGCATAACCATCGGCTGAGTGGGAGTCGAACACTGCGATACACTCCACACCATCACTTCTCTCTGAAAGCACTTGCGCCCGACGCCCAAATGAAGCGAACTAAAGTAACCAGAATGCCCATTATGAAAAGTCTTGAAACCCAAAAAAGCTGTTATTCATGAGTTCAAGCAGCCGTGCGTCTCTCTGTAAGCTCGACAGAGACACCCGGTGGTCGGTGAGAGGAAACCACTTGACTGAGATACTCACTCATTGTAATACGTGTGTGTTGAATTGATTTCTGTGAAGCAGAGGCATTAGACATTTCTGTGGCTGAGGCTGATCTTTAGAAAATCCGGGGCAGTTACATGAGgtttaaatacttaaatgaTAATCTCATTAATTAAAACTATAGTGCGTAACTTGTTGAATACAAACGGAAAGTCTGTTACATTCATGTGTtgacacagtgctgattaaTACTATCAGCTCCCCAtgattctctctgtgtctcagtatTGCTGTGTCAAAgacacagtgttgtgttgccTGGTGACACCGcgctgcacagaggaagtgatttgttttcatttgttttcttgacTAGTGGAGGTTGCTGCTCtattacataaattctgcaaacgcacaacaagaacaagaacatgTGATAATGATGTTTCTATTCACATATCACCGAGCAAATAACGACCAGCTAtctgtctacagacttccctcgcaaaatccacacaggagtGAGGCAGGATAGGCTCCGCTATCTCGTAAAGTTCttcaacgctgtcaatcaaagacGGTTTCCGCCGTTTCAGACAGTTCCATTGACTCCCtaagaagctgagcttccatggaagtgacgtttttgccgCGTTTATCCAATCACCGTcgagctcaccgcagtgaaaaaGATAGAGAATAGTTGAAGCTTCTATGGGAATACCAAAATCACGTAAGGCGATCCGCCATCGGTGACAAACAGTAAATACAACAGAGAACATATTTGACAaaggtgaattctactgctcaaaaacctgGTCGTTCAACAGTTTGACAGgatgaattcttcttcttcttctctgcgtCTATCCCTCTGCTTTAAAGTGCTCCCtccgtcaggtctgatagttttgcctgttttttaGATGAAAGACACAGCAGACAAATgctacatcatttctgtttacaaagaccaaacaagAGGCAGAAGAATAACGTCGATCACCGACATTTCTGCACTGCAGCCTTGCAAAAATCCACCCGTTCACCTCGATAACAAATGATTTGTAAATGTCGGTGTGTTTCTGCAGACTTACCTCAAAGAAATCATGAGGGAAATCGGGACGTACAACAGCAAGGGAACTCACAAAAGCACATGGGAACTGAAGCCAGAATACCGTCACTATCATtctgctgaggaagaggagagggagagtgcCTAGCTTCATCCAGATCCTCTGCTCCACATGACACGTGAGCTTTACAGCTGGAGTGTAACATTGTTATTGCTCTCAATGAGtgtattctgttttgtttttttgtggctgaATGTGCAGCTACATGCCCAGAGTCAACCATCTTTAGTTCAAATATTCTAAATTCTGTCCTTGTTGAACTTTGTGTTTTACAAATATCGTTAAATCCGAAAGCCCCACTCGCCTTTTATTTCACGGAACTGTTTAATTTGAGCATGAGaggctttgttttgttcagtttttttttaccagcgcAAACATCTTGTTGTGTCACAGCAGAGAAAGTACAAGTGGAGTCAACGACAACAACAGTGACTCATTTCCAGCTCTGTATGATGTTGTTACGAGATGCCTCTGTGCATGACTGTCGAGttccaagaaaataaaacacagtagacgtgtttctgtgtgtgtttgaggtgcATTACGGTTtagcttgtttgttttgaaaatgtattagaGCTtctcaaagttttttttttttacctagtaccacctgagaaaatattgagctctcgaagAAGTAACATACAACGGAGTATAAGTATTATTACATTGAGAATAAAGCcgtaaatttacgagaataaagttgttaaaatgagggctgtggagcattttgtggaattgtacttaggtttcacaaacaaggagatactCTCTTTtttgagaaaccacaaaacccctctGATGCATCCACCGATAACCCTGCAGTGGAGTCCGTCTGATTCTTTCTGCGGAAAAGATGCGTTTTCttgctctcctcttctaaaacaggatagaatattacgacttcattctcgtaaattaagactttattctcacgactttaatctcgtaaattaagacttgaattttttctcaatgtggccctaatactccgtcgtaataacgccattatcaccaatgtaAAAAGCACAAGGGTGTAATggaccgagcaaagtcagctactgACTTTTCTGccctctcatcatcatcctcctcctcctcctcctcatatacacttcacacacaagtatagtgaaattagattaagatggagtgagaaaTAAGGTGACTCTGATTATAGAggctggtatatacagtagaacagtatttctcatttgcctccaagtaccaccagaggaagctctcGTACACGTaccccagtttgagaacccCGTGGTATTCAAGGGCAAATCCCTTCAGATGCACCATCTCGTTTTCAAGTGTCctgaaacattaaaacatacagatgaggttaaaacatatacatggataagttattataataataataataataagagtccAAACAAACTAATAACACATACAAAAAGCAATAATAAAGTGAAAGAAATCAGATACGAGAGAATTAAAAGCATGAAAAGAAGCAACTGATCTTAGTGAGACGAAGAAATGTTTCCAGTCTGACGATCCTAGGAAATGTAAAGAAAGGTCGACTGTTTTAAATATGATACAAATACATGAATTAGACATTTAAATAGGAAAGGtgtgttttcataatcaataGAAAATTGCTACCACTATAAAACGGTCAGACTCacatttagtttgaattaaACATAGTCGATATGAGGCTTGAATGTTAGTTTGGAGTTGTGTTAAGTGCTACACTAGTCTGgagtatttacatttaacaacTTCAAGAAGAGAAGCTATGtgaaaaaacaagagtgaaaagaatgtaaaaatatttcaAAGTACCGAACGGAATCTGTGAATTAAAATATGCAACAGCATTATTGTGAGCTGTGTAAGAGCTTGTCTTTCTTTTACTTCCACTGCTGCCAGTAAATTTATTTAACTGCAGCAATGAATCAGagggtggggggaaaaaggatTTAAGCAGatttgcactttttttgttGCGTTACTATGGCAACTGTGGCTACAGCAttcaatatttacaataaaCCACAGAGGACAgtagcctgctgctgctgtgagaaatgtaaacatttagtTTTCCATCAACTGTCGAATTACTGAGgcgttctgttttttttttatagaagtTTACTTGATTTATACCTAGAATAAACCTGTTTTAGATGAGTCATTAAAGAGATGCTGGGTcacatctgaaataaaaaaggaaagggtTTAACAGGTTATTCCAGTGTTACAGAGAGCTCAGTTGAATTGCAGCAGGTTTGGAAGTTTCCGTAACAGTCCGATGGCTGAAGTATGACATTCTAAAACACCATCTGTTAATTGTAAAGCAACTTTATTTCTCCTTCGTCACACTACTTTGGTACAACAGGCACCGTTTCCATTTCAAATGATGATCATCTCGAATCGGAACGCTCTCGCCTGATGTTTGTTAACATTGTGAGATGACTCGTGTTAACTGTACGTGGGcaaatattaaattgaattatCTGCACACAAATCGAAAAATCCATTTgaacaaagcaaaaacattgCTTTGTTCAAACCGTTTGGACAGAATTGGGGGGTGACAGTAACAAATCGACTGACGCATTCAAAGAGCAACCTTTCTATTTTAGTTAAGACTTCTTCAAAAGAGAATAAGCAAATCTCTGGAACTTGTGAAATGGACCAGTACAATCAAACTGAGAACatgcaagacaaaaaaatagaCATTACAAAAGTAATCCATGTACAattatacacacaaaataaacaaataaagggaATTTTCTTGATGGAAATGCAAAAGAGCAACGTGATTGCTCCAAGTGCCTGCACCCTCACCATGTCATTAGACATTAGCTTTTTAACTACATTTCTCAAGCTAATTTTCTTCTAATTCCAGGCCACTGGGGTCAAGTTTGTAGGATAGAAGGTCTTGACCAGCAGTCCTGTGATCAGTATTCAATTTCTGACTCGAGATTCAGGTTTAGCAGGAGTGTATGTACCACGTAGGGAACACGGGATTATCCAAAGTCCTTGTTGGCCTTGAGTTATAACCTAAATCAAGCTATATATGTTGATCttaacgtttaaaaaaaaaagaaatctacagCTGCCCACAGTCTGTGATGACCAGCTTCTTTGTAGGCGTGCCTCCTTTGGTGCCAAGCTTCCCCATCTGCTGCACCACACTCATTCCATCCCGAACCCAGCCGAAAGCCACGTGTTTGTAGTCCAGGTGTTCGGCTTTCTTCAGCGTGATGAAGAACTGCGAGTTGTTGGTGTCGCGTCCACGGTTGGCCATCGACAGAATCCCCGGGCCTGTGTGCCGAATGCTGAAGTTCTCGTCCTCAAACTTGCTGCCGTAGATGGACTTACCGCCTGTGCCGTCACTGTTGGTGATGTCACCTCCCTAAAACACCAAAAATAACAAGCAGGTATGTTTAGAGTTTGTTAACTGCAGCTATAAAACTCCTAGAGTTTAAGCTGGAATAAAACTCTTTACAGGTCCATGGTGTAAAAATGAGTGACACCTGAACAGACAAGACAACTCCTCCTACCCTTTCCCAAACATGTCGGGGAAATGCAGAGGCCTTGGAACCAGCAGCAGGATCATTGCTCCGTTTTACACGACAGTGATACAGAGTGTGCGGTTATATTGTCTGGTTCAGCAGCCTGACCGTAAAACTCAAAACCAAACtgcaaaaatcaaataaaaaaaaatctgtgcatTGGTCAAACAATCATAAGTGATTTTTCTGAGGCACACAGAAAAGCGaactccatctcctcctcctcctgctgctgctgctgaaccagAAATGGTTAAATAACATCAAGCCTACAGACCATTATTATGCACGGTATGTCTGTcctgggtgtttgtgtgtgtgtattttatgtcTAACTTGTATCTGATggtaaataacaatatttatctCTTAATTCAACAACTGTTTAACCCTTATATTCAGGGACATGGTTGCAAACCTTGATGGTGTGATAATGGAGAGGAAACTCCACCATCTTTAGATTTGTGATGAAACTGAAGGCGTCTAAATTCTCACAACGTCCTCACCTGACACATGAAGTCTGGTATGACTCTGTGGAAGACTGAGTCCCGCAGTCCAAAGCCTTTCTCGCCAGTACAGAGAACCCTGAAATTTTCTGCCGTCTTCGGCACGACTTGGGAGAAAAGCTCTATGGTAACGGTGCCCAGGGTTTCGCCGGCGGCGGACACTTGGAGAAACACCTGCGGATTGGTGTCCCTGGAGTGCGCTTGAACTCTAGACATCTGCGGTGAGATGCTGGAGTCCTCACTTAGAACCAATCTTTTCTGACACTCGCAGAATGTCTTCTTGAAGGATTCGGCTAACTCTGGGGTTTTGAACTTGGCCGCCAGCTGCTCCACTGCGCCGTCGCCGTCTGGGAAAACAAGAGACTATCATCACCTGAACCACTGCTTTAgagagacaaaaataacaagaGCAGTGTGCATGCTTAACGCCTCTGTGGTTGGAGATTAACATCTTGCACATTATTCACAGGCAACAGTTTCCTCACTGTGACAAAATTGTGTGTTTCCAGAGCTAGCTAACCCACATAAGCAGTAACTTCATTGGTTACTGGTGCCAAGTATGTACCTGAATAGTCGGTGGCGGTCCACAGCAGCGCGTTAGCGGCAACATTCATAGGTTTGAGCTCCATTGCCTCCGAGATAATATGGTTGGCACAAACCCTGAACACCTGCTCTCTTCGCATTAGGATTCGGTAGAAATGTTTGGTCGGGTGGAAGAGGATCTTGAGGTCGCCGATGCCGCGCTCTTTCCACTGGCCAAGGTCTCTGTCCCACCGGAACAGCTTGGCACGCTCCTTAAACAGAAtttcctcgtcctcctcaccAGACTTTGTctccacctgaaacacacaattaTGTGATGAGCTTTATGGTtagaaaagggaaagaaaaaaaaattctcgGCGAAGAATTTCACGACCTCTGGCAGTGACACTATTGGTTCAAAGTGAATGTCCTCATTATTGGGAGCCTCCTCTTCATCGCTGCCCTGGTCGTCGCCTCCTTTTTTGGGTGCCGAGTTCACTGCGGCCCCAAACACCATCGCTCCGGCATTCGCCCAAGAGAAGCTCGAGTCTACACGGCGAACAAAACAATATGTGGTGAATGTAATTCTATTACAAAGATAACTTTGGTAGATACATGGCAAGACGGTTGTGAGAGAAACTTTGAGCTAACCTTGGTTTCCAAATGCAAATCCATCTGTGTTTTTTGCCAAGTCAGCGAATGAGGAGCCGCCGAGTGAGTTGAAACCAAAGGGGGAGTCTGCATCGGGAAAAACAGAGTGAACATAAAATACTACTTTGAATGCAGTTATTCACACCAACAGACAGTGGGTTGGACAGCAACAGAAACAtggtgttgaaaatgtttgatttctttttctatgaAAAGAAgcaataaatcaaattaatgtaacaacaataatcatcaataataaaacaaatcctcCAAAAGTAGAAGAACtggaaagtgaaattaaaataacttttattaAGATGTTATAACCTTATTCTTATTGATGCATCTATTTGAAAGCAGCATTTTACAATTGTAGGTTCTCAGGGTGAGCAGTTAAATTACTAGAATGACTTGATTGCACATTTGTGATGAGCAGGCACACAAAACAGGGACATTTTAAACAGCGGAAATCAAGGTTGCGAAGACCAGTATGTGGTATATACCTTTACTAATGGCCATAGAAATGGTAGAAGCTGCAGTTTCGGTGATGGACTCCAGCTCTGGACTCTTCTTCGTTGACAGGTCAATTGGACAGCTGCTGCTACGAGCTTCACTCTGAGTCTCTGTTGGCTGCTCTGAGGTCTGCTCCTGTGGTGTAGATGTGCTGTCCacagtgtctgtgctgctggtgCCTGGTGCTGGCTCCTCTGAGGCTACAGCAGTGCGGCTCAAGTTAATGCCCATCTTTAACTGGGCGTCCTGACACAAGGAAAAAGGGACGGGGGTGGGGAAAGAAAACTTACTttcaacacaataacacatttatctacTACTAAAAGCCAACACTTGTTGTCCACTGTTCTCAGAGGCTACCTCCAGTATTTAGATCAAGAAGTTAATTAAGCATAAGTTCTACACTACACTGACTGAccacagggggaggaggagtttgtggtttttttcaAGTCACAAAAATCACCAGCAGATCAAAGGCCGTTTCTCagtatccatacttgtgcgtactccCGCGTACTCccgcgtactcccgtacttgtgaaaacgtcatcagcctcagtccaagttctgttccaattctcaagtaagcgaacagcgacgacggttctcaaacccggaagtgttctcgctccgcccatttttaccaagtatgcatcggaggtgacttaagcgtacttgggatggccatgtatcccagaatacatttcggcggagcatagcagcagataatagaaatataaatctgaaataaatattgttctttgtcccggaacaaagttttaagatcatttgaggcgagaaattagt
Above is a window of Solea senegalensis isolate Sse05_10M linkage group LG2, IFAPA_SoseM_1, whole genome shotgun sequence DNA encoding:
- the LOC122760579 gene encoding E3 SUMO-protein ligase RanBP2-like, yielding MGINLSRTAVASEEPAPGTSSTDTVDSTSTPQEQTSEQPTETQSEARSSSCPIDLSTKKSPELESITETAASTISMAISKDSPFGFNSLGGSSFADLAKNTDGFAFGNQDSSFSWANAGAMVFGAAVNSAPKKGGDDQGSDEEEAPNNEDIHFEPIVSLPEVETKSGEEDEEILFKERAKLFRWDRDLGQWKERGIGDLKILFHPTKHFYRILMRREQVFRVCANHIISEAMELKPMNVAANALLWTATDYSDGDGAVEQLAAKFKTPELAESFKKTFCECQKRLVLSEDSSISPQMSRVQAHSRDTNPQVFLQVSAAGETLGTVTIELFSQVVPKTAENFRVLCTGEKGFGLRDSVFHRVIPDFMCQGGDITNSDGTGGKSIYGSKFEDENFSIRHTGPGILSMANRGRDTNNSQFFITLKKAEHLDYKHVAFGWVRDGMSVVQQMGKLGTKGGTPTKKLVITDCGQL